A stretch of the Erinaceus europaeus chromosome 23, mEriEur2.1, whole genome shotgun sequence genome encodes the following:
- the WDR18 gene encoding WD repeat-containing protein 18 isoform X1, with the protein MAAPMEVAVCTDSAAPLWSCVVWELHSGANLLTYRGGQAGPRGLALVNGEYLLAAQLGKNYISAWELQRKDQLQQKILCPGPVTCLTASPDGLYVLAGIAESLYLWEVSTGNLLVILSRHYQDVTCVQFSGDGSHFLSGSKDCLALAWSLCSVLQADPSRPPAPRHVWTRHTLPITDLHCSVGGPLARVATASLDQTVKLWEMSSGELLLSVLFDVGIMAVTMDLAEHHMFCGGSDGSIFQVDLCAWPGQREKSFRPEQDAGKVFKGHRNQVTCLSVSTDGTVLLSGSHDETVRLWDVQSKQCIRTVTLKGPVTNAAIMLAPVGMLSSDFRPSLPLPHFNRHLLGAEHGDERHRGGLTLRLGLHLQGAEPSCQERGEQLHEVMCSAMEKSVLGGPDRLRIRVTELEDEVRNLRKINRDLFDFSTRIITRPAK; encoded by the exons ATGGCGGCGCCCATGGAAGTAGCGGTCTGCACGGACTCAGCGGCGCCGCTGTGGAGCTGCGTGGTGTGGGAGCTGCACTCGGGCGCCAACCTGCTCACCTACCGCGGCGGCCAGGCAGGCCCTCGCGGGCTGGCGCTGGTGAACGGCGAGTACCTGCTGGCGGCGCAGCTGGGCAAGAACTACATCAGCGCCTGGGAGCTCCAACGCAAG GACCAGCTCCAACAGAAGATCCTGTGTCCCGGCCCCGTCACTTGCCTGACCGCCTCCCCCGACGGCCTGTACGTGCTGGCAGGCATCGCCGAGAGCCTCTACTTGTGGGAG GTATCCACGGGCAACCTGCTGGTCATCCTGAGCCGGCACTACCAGGACGTCACGTGCGTGCAGTTCTCGGGGGATGGCAGCCACTTCCTGTCGGGGAGCAAGGACTGCCTGGCGCTGGCCTGGAGCCTCTGCAG TGTGCTGCAGGCTGACCCCTCCCGGCCCCCTGCCCCCCGCCACGTGTGGACCCGCCACACCCTCCCCATCACAGACCTGCACTGCAGCGTCGGGGGGCCCTTGGCCCGAGTGGCCACCGCCTCGCTGGACCAGACTGTGAAG CTCTGGGAGATGTCCTCGGGAGAGCTGCTGCTGTCTGTCCTCTTCGACGTGGGCATCATGGCAGTGACCATGGACCTGGCCGAGCACCACATGTTCTGCGGGGGCAGCGATGGCTCCATCTTCCAGGTGGACCTCTGCGCCTGG cccggccagagagagaagagcttCCGCCCCGAACAGGACGCCGGGAAGGTCTTCAAGGGACACCG GAACCAGGTGACCTGTCTCTCGGTGTCCACTGACGGCACGGTGCTGCTGTCTGGCTCCCACGACGAGACGGTGCGGCTCTGGGACGTTCAGAGCAAGCAGTGCATCCGCACGGTGACGCTCAAAG gcccagTCACCAACGCTGCCATCATGCTGGCCCCCGTGGGCATGCTGAGCTCCGACTTCAGGCCCAGCCTGCCCCTCCCGCACTTCAACAGGCACCTGCTAGGGGCGGAGCACGGGGACGAGCGCCACCGTGGGGGCCTCACCCTGCGCctgggcctccacctgcag GGGGCAGAGCCCAGCTGCCAGGAGCGAGGGGAGCAGCTGCATGAGGTCATGTGCTCCGCGATGGAGAAG AGCGTGCTGGGGGGCCCGGACCGGCTGCGCATCAGGGTGACAGAGCTGGAGGACGAGGTGCGCAACTTGCGGAAGATCAACCGCGACCTGTTCGACTTCTCCACACGCATCATCACGCGGCCGGCCAAGTGA
- the WDR18 gene encoding WD repeat-containing protein 18 isoform X2 → MRGRGIRAPASGLWGGAWAAGARTRNARLVGAVGSDPGGKRSRPRNLSDSSPRRKANPPLEPRSRRDQLQQKILCPGPVTCLTASPDGLYVLAGIAESLYLWEVSTGNLLVILSRHYQDVTCVQFSGDGSHFLSGSKDCLALAWSLCSVLQADPSRPPAPRHVWTRHTLPITDLHCSVGGPLARVATASLDQTVKLWEMSSGELLLSVLFDVGIMAVTMDLAEHHMFCGGSDGSIFQVDLCAWPGQREKSFRPEQDAGKVFKGHRNQVTCLSVSTDGTVLLSGSHDETVRLWDVQSKQCIRTVTLKGPVTNAAIMLAPVGMLSSDFRPSLPLPHFNRHLLGAEHGDERHRGGLTLRLGLHLQGAEPSCQERGEQLHEVMCSAMEKSVLGGPDRLRIRVTELEDEVRNLRKINRDLFDFSTRIITRPAK, encoded by the exons ATGCGGGGCCGCGGGATCCGGGCGCCTGCGAGCGGTCTCTGGGGAGGGGCCTGGGCAGCCGGGGCGAGGACGAGGAATGCGCGCCTTGTGGGTGCGGTGGGCTCGGATCCTGGAGGGAAGAGGTCCCGACCGCGGAACCTGAGCGACTCCTCTCCCCGCCGCAAAGCGAACCCCCCCCTGGAGCCCCGGTCCCGCCGG GACCAGCTCCAACAGAAGATCCTGTGTCCCGGCCCCGTCACTTGCCTGACCGCCTCCCCCGACGGCCTGTACGTGCTGGCAGGCATCGCCGAGAGCCTCTACTTGTGGGAG GTATCCACGGGCAACCTGCTGGTCATCCTGAGCCGGCACTACCAGGACGTCACGTGCGTGCAGTTCTCGGGGGATGGCAGCCACTTCCTGTCGGGGAGCAAGGACTGCCTGGCGCTGGCCTGGAGCCTCTGCAG TGTGCTGCAGGCTGACCCCTCCCGGCCCCCTGCCCCCCGCCACGTGTGGACCCGCCACACCCTCCCCATCACAGACCTGCACTGCAGCGTCGGGGGGCCCTTGGCCCGAGTGGCCACCGCCTCGCTGGACCAGACTGTGAAG CTCTGGGAGATGTCCTCGGGAGAGCTGCTGCTGTCTGTCCTCTTCGACGTGGGCATCATGGCAGTGACCATGGACCTGGCCGAGCACCACATGTTCTGCGGGGGCAGCGATGGCTCCATCTTCCAGGTGGACCTCTGCGCCTGG cccggccagagagagaagagcttCCGCCCCGAACAGGACGCCGGGAAGGTCTTCAAGGGACACCG GAACCAGGTGACCTGTCTCTCGGTGTCCACTGACGGCACGGTGCTGCTGTCTGGCTCCCACGACGAGACGGTGCGGCTCTGGGACGTTCAGAGCAAGCAGTGCATCCGCACGGTGACGCTCAAAG gcccagTCACCAACGCTGCCATCATGCTGGCCCCCGTGGGCATGCTGAGCTCCGACTTCAGGCCCAGCCTGCCCCTCCCGCACTTCAACAGGCACCTGCTAGGGGCGGAGCACGGGGACGAGCGCCACCGTGGGGGCCTCACCCTGCGCctgggcctccacctgcag GGGGCAGAGCCCAGCTGCCAGGAGCGAGGGGAGCAGCTGCATGAGGTCATGTGCTCCGCGATGGAGAAG AGCGTGCTGGGGGGCCCGGACCGGCTGCGCATCAGGGTGACAGAGCTGGAGGACGAGGTGCGCAACTTGCGGAAGATCAACCGCGACCTGTTCGACTTCTCCACACGCATCATCACGCGGCCGGCCAAGTGA